A single genomic interval of Polaribacter vadi harbors:
- a CDS encoding MotA/TolQ/ExbB proton channel family protein codes for MNFIMDGGPIFMVPLLALLIVIIILFAKGLKNNTEKTHKLINSLALFSFVFGVLGFVIGMLGALDDIAEIGGDIAPQVLAGGFKVGLLSPTFGMVIFLIGKLFTIILTSMKK; via the coding sequence ATGAATTTTATTATGGATGGTGGACCAATTTTTATGGTTCCTTTATTAGCTTTATTGATTGTTATTATTATTTTATTTGCAAAAGGATTAAAAAATAACACAGAAAAAACTCATAAACTTATTAATTCTTTAGCGTTATTTTCCTTCGTGTTTGGAGTATTAGGTTTTGTAATTGGTATGTTAGGAGCTCTAGATGATATAGCTGAAATAGGAGGTGACATTGCACCTCAAGTTTTAGCAGGTGGATTTAAAGTTGGCCTACTTTCACCTACTTTTGGAATGGTGATTTTTTTAATAGGAAAATTGTTTACCATTATTTTAACTTCGATGAAAAAGTAA
- a CDS encoding thiamine diphosphokinase has product MKIKKVFLLLNGETPNEVPDISNYDMICATDGAYQYLKKHNISPNFIAGDFDSLQGIPKEIEVIKTPNQNFTDFDKILQILFDKDFTHIDVFGASGKEQDHFLGNLHTAIQFKEKLKLTFIDNHSRYFLADKSTKISGCKDKIVSLIPFPKATNIRTEGLEYQLNKEDLVFGERIGTRNKGVQDTVKVTFENGELFIFINHT; this is encoded by the coding sequence ATGAAAATCAAAAAAGTTTTTTTATTGTTAAATGGCGAAACTCCAAATGAGGTTCCAGATATATCTAATTATGATATGATTTGTGCAACTGATGGCGCTTATCAATATTTAAAAAAACACAACATTTCACCTAATTTTATTGCTGGCGATTTCGATTCTTTACAAGGAATTCCAAAAGAAATTGAAGTGATAAAAACACCCAATCAAAATTTTACAGACTTTGATAAAATATTACAAATTTTGTTTGATAAAGACTTTACACACATTGATGTTTTTGGCGCAAGTGGAAAAGAACAAGATCATTTTTTAGGGAATTTACACACTGCAATTCAGTTTAAAGAAAAACTTAAACTTACGTTTATTGATAATCATAGTCGTTATTTTTTAGCTGATAAAAGCACGAAAATTTCTGGTTGTAAAGACAAAATTGTTTCTTTAATTCCCTTTCCAAAAGCCACAAATATTAGAACAGAAGGTTTAGAATATCAATTAAATAAAGAAGATTTAGTTTTTGGAGAACGAATTGGAACCAGAAATAAAGGCGTTCAAGATACAGTTAAGGTTACTTTTGAAAATGGAGAATTGTTTATATTCATCAACCATACATAA
- a CDS encoding YkgJ family cysteine cluster protein: protein MQTTKLTSKSILPLTCSRSGTCCFGKAVMLNPWEIVCFSKAKKISSREFRDLYSEFGGIQLRFDGKEDKKGQKSCSQYIPDFGCSVHEGRPLACRLYPLGRQIQFDKAQYIFEGTTFPCLTDCAEVLELPKMSVGNYLKGQKADLFEKAQDEYLIVMQNIADIGFELFLDSGLSESGDTETLKAWRKLGNETPEIVAQKIGKDWLDALMIPEITDEIENPVVFAKKHNDLLLEKAQQQFGSLQTFEELHKASVLMIAIALHLAKSLGADTKGIADHWIETAKSFGGKE, encoded by the coding sequence ATGCAAACTACAAAACTGACTTCTAAAAGTATTCTACCTTTAACCTGTTCAAGATCTGGAACTTGCTGTTTTGGAAAAGCAGTAATGTTAAATCCTTGGGAAATAGTTTGTTTTAGCAAAGCCAAAAAAATTTCATCTAGAGAATTTAGAGATTTGTATTCGGAATTTGGTGGAATTCAATTACGTTTTGATGGAAAAGAAGATAAAAAAGGGCAAAAATCTTGTAGCCAATATATTCCTGATTTTGGTTGTAGTGTTCACGAAGGTCGTCCTTTAGCTTGTAGATTATATCCTTTAGGTCGTCAAATTCAATTTGATAAAGCTCAGTATATTTTTGAAGGAACAACTTTTCCTTGTTTAACAGATTGTGCTGAAGTTTTGGAATTGCCAAAAATGTCTGTTGGTAATTATTTAAAAGGACAAAAAGCAGATCTGTTCGAAAAAGCGCAAGATGAATATTTAATTGTGATGCAAAATATTGCTGATATCGGTTTTGAGTTATTTTTAGATTCTGGTTTATCTGAATCTGGAGATACAGAAACTTTAAAAGCTTGGCGAAAACTAGGAAATGAAACTCCTGAAATAGTTGCACAAAAAATCGGCAAAGATTGGTTAGATGCTTTAATGATTCCAGAAATTACGGATGAAATTGAAAACCCAGTAGTATTTGCAAAAAAACATAACGATTTACTTTTAGAAAAAGCTCAACAACAATTTGGAAGTCTACAAACCTTTGAAGAATTGCACAAAGCATCTGTTTTAATGATTGCAATTGCCCTACATTTAGCAAAAAGTTTAGGTGCAGACACCAAAGGAATTGCTGATCATTGGATTGAAACTGCGAAAAGTTTTGGTGGCAAAGAATAA
- a CDS encoding thioredoxin family protein, with translation MARAESNEFKNGTKAPDFTLLNTVDDKNYSLHQLKGEKGTVIMFICNHCPFVIHVNAELVKMANEYQQKGINFIAISANDVENYPQDAPQFMKQLAKDEKYPFPYLYDETQEVAKSYDAACTPDFYAFDENLKAIYHGQLDDSRPGNGKPVTGIDFRNALENLLENKPFLENQKPSVGCGIKWK, from the coding sequence ATGGCAAGAGCAGAATCTAACGAATTTAAAAACGGAACAAAAGCTCCAGATTTTACTTTATTAAATACTGTTGATGATAAAAACTATTCGTTACATCAATTAAAAGGTGAAAAAGGAACGGTTATTATGTTCATTTGTAATCATTGTCCTTTTGTAATTCACGTAAATGCTGAATTGGTTAAAATGGCAAATGAGTATCAACAAAAAGGAATTAATTTTATTGCAATAAGTGCGAATGATGTTGAAAATTATCCACAAGATGCACCTCAATTCATGAAGCAATTGGCAAAAGATGAAAAGTATCCTTTTCCTTATTTGTATGATGAAACTCAAGAAGTAGCTAAAAGTTACGATGCTGCTTGTACTCCAGATTTTTATGCTTTTGATGAAAATTTAAAAGCCATTTATCATGGACAGTTAGATGATTCTAGACCTGGAAATGGAAAACCAGTAACAGGAATTGATTTTAGAAATGCGCTAGAAAATTTATTAGAAAATAAACCATTTTTAGAAAATCAGAAACCTAGTGTTGGTTGTGGAATTAAGTGGAAATAA
- a CDS encoding NAD(P)/FAD-dependent oxidoreductase produces MTKIIIIGGGAAGYFTAINAKENNPDLEITILEKGTDVLQKVKISGGGRCNVTHACFEPKELVKFYPRGEKELLGPFHKFMTGDTFEWFDDRGVPLKIESDNRVFPEANTSQAIIDCFQKSVDDLGIKVMTNCGVNEVHQKDDKWIITTKKEVFEVDKVVIAAGSSKKVWELCKTLDHSVIEPVPSLFTFNINDKRLVDLLGTSVPNATVNIVGTNLEASGPLLITHWGMSGPAVLKLSAFGARILADKNYQYNVEVNWLSRPTDKVLNVLLNLKKKEPRKTVILKSPFTEISKRLWERFVLFSGISNNQNWADLNSLQLEKLANELTQGIYNANGRTTFKDEFVTAGGIDLKEINFKNFESKKHKNLFFVGEVLNIDAVTGGFNFQNAWTGGYICAQALAEE; encoded by the coding sequence ATGACTAAAATAATAATTATTGGTGGTGGAGCTGCAGGATATTTTACAGCCATAAACGCAAAAGAAAACAATCCAGATTTAGAGATTACAATTCTAGAAAAAGGAACAGATGTTTTGCAGAAAGTGAAAATTTCTGGAGGTGGAAGATGCAATGTTACTCATGCTTGTTTTGAGCCAAAAGAATTGGTGAAATTTTATCCAAGAGGAGAAAAAGAATTATTAGGTCCTTTTCATAAATTTATGACTGGCGATACTTTTGAATGGTTTGATGATAGAGGAGTTCCGTTAAAAATAGAAAGTGATAATCGTGTTTTTCCAGAGGCAAATACTAGTCAAGCAATTATAGATTGTTTTCAGAAATCTGTGGACGATTTAGGAATTAAAGTGATGACTAATTGTGGTGTAAATGAGGTTCATCAAAAAGATGACAAATGGATTATCACTACTAAAAAAGAAGTTTTCGAAGTTGATAAAGTTGTAATTGCTGCAGGAAGTTCTAAGAAAGTCTGGGAATTGTGTAAAACTTTAGATCATTCTGTCATAGAACCTGTTCCGTCTTTATTTACGTTTAATATTAACGACAAACGTTTGGTAGATTTGCTAGGAACTTCTGTGCCAAATGCCACTGTAAATATTGTTGGTACAAATTTAGAAGCCTCAGGACCTTTGTTAATTACACATTGGGGAATGAGTGGGCCAGCTGTTTTAAAATTGTCTGCTTTTGGTGCAAGAATTTTGGCTGATAAAAATTATCAATATAATGTGGAGGTTAATTGGCTTTCTAGACCCACTGACAAAGTATTGAATGTTTTATTGAACTTAAAAAAGAAGGAACCACGTAAAACAGTTATTTTAAAATCGCCATTTACAGAAATTTCTAAAAGATTATGGGAACGTTTTGTCTTGTTTTCTGGGATTTCTAATAATCAAAATTGGGCAGATTTAAATAGTTTGCAATTAGAAAAATTAGCAAACGAACTGACCCAAGGAATTTACAATGCCAATGGAAGAACTACGTTTAAAGACGAATTTGTTACTGCTGGTGGAATTGATTTAAAGGAAATCAACTTTAAAAATTTTGAAAGTAAAAAACACAAAAACTTATTTTTTGTAGGTGAAGTTTTAAATATTGATGCAGTTACAGGAGGTTTTAACTTTCAAAATGCTTGGACAGGTGGTTATATTTGTGCCCAAGCTTTGGCAGAAGAGTAG